From Vibrio tritonius, the proteins below share one genomic window:
- the modC gene encoding molybdenum ABC transporter ATP-binding protein ModC produces the protein MSELALQFQKQLGDTFFDIDIELPNRGITAVFGRSGAGKTSLINVISGLIRPEQGEIRIAERVLFSSKNKVNLPIEKRRVGYVFQEARLFPHYTVKGNLHYGIKQFDADYFDSVVELLAIAPLLERYPNALSGGEKQRVAIGRALLSQPDILLMDEPLASLDLPRKREVMPFLEQLADRIQIPILYVTHSLDEILRLANYLVLIQEGRVVNAGKVEAVWSSETMRPWHDLSEHSTLFAGEIFKQHDEYSITELRLAPQVPLWVQQVKGEAGAAVRLQIRATDVSLVLDKPTTTSIRNILPANVKQIEHRQQETGSRYVDVKLELASDCELWATITEWALDDLQLKIGQAVFAQIKGVSISQQDVAVSR, from the coding sequence CGATATTGAATTACCTAACCGTGGCATTACTGCAGTCTTTGGCCGTTCAGGTGCCGGTAAAACTTCACTTATCAATGTGATTAGTGGGTTAATTCGTCCTGAACAAGGAGAAATACGCATTGCCGAACGGGTGCTGTTTAGCAGTAAAAATAAGGTGAATTTGCCGATTGAAAAACGCAGAGTAGGGTATGTATTTCAAGAGGCTCGCCTGTTCCCGCACTACACGGTAAAGGGGAATCTGCATTATGGCATTAAGCAGTTTGATGCTGATTATTTTGACTCTGTCGTCGAATTGTTAGCGATTGCGCCATTACTAGAGCGTTACCCTAATGCCTTATCGGGAGGCGAAAAGCAGCGTGTGGCGATCGGCCGTGCCTTGCTATCACAACCTGATATTTTGCTGATGGATGAACCTCTTGCATCACTTGATTTACCCCGTAAACGTGAGGTGATGCCGTTTTTAGAGCAACTTGCCGACAGGATTCAAATCCCCATTCTTTATGTTACGCACAGCTTGGATGAAATATTGCGTTTAGCCAATTACTTGGTGCTTATTCAAGAGGGGCGAGTAGTCAATGCAGGGAAGGTCGAAGCGGTATGGAGTTCAGAAACTATGCGGCCTTGGCATGACTTGAGCGAACATAGCACGCTTTTTGCGGGAGAAATTTTCAAGCAGCATGATGAATATAGCATCACTGAACTGCGCCTCGCACCACAAGTTCCTCTGTGGGTACAGCAGGTAAAAGGAGAAGCAGGCGCTGCTGTACGTTTGCAAATTCGAGCCACCGATGTTTCCCTAGTTCTTGATAAGCCAACTACGACTTCCATTCGTAATATCTTGCCAGCAAATGTGAAGCAAATTGAACATCGACAGCAGGAAACGGGCAGTCGTTATGTGGATGTAAAATTGGAGCTAGCTTCTGATTGTGAGTTATGGGCAACCATTACGGAGTGGGCTTTAGATGATTTGCAATTGAAAATCGGACAAGCTGTATTTGCACAGATTAAAGGGGTGAGTATTTCCCAACAAGATGTAGCAGTGAGCCGATGA